A part of Escherichia marmotae genomic DNA contains:
- the hdhA gene encoding 7-alpha-hydroxysteroid dehydrogenase: MFNSDNLRLDGKCAIITGAGAGIGKEIAITFATAGASVVVSDINADAANHVVDEIQQLGGQAFAWRCDITSEQELSALADFAISKLGKVDILVNNAGGGGPKPFDMPMADFRRAYELNVFSFFHLSQLIAPEMEKNGGGVILTITSMAAENKNKNMTSYASSKAAASHLVRNMAFDLGEKNIRVNGIAPGAILTDALKSVITPEIEQKMLQHTPIRRLGQPQDIANAALFLCSPAASWISGQILTVSGGGVQELN; this comes from the coding sequence GTGTTTAATTCTGACAACCTGAGACTCGACGGAAAATGCGCCATCATCACCGGTGCGGGTGCTGGTATTGGTAAAGAAATTGCCATTACATTCGCGACAGCAGGTGCATCTGTGGTGGTCAGTGATATTAATGCCGATGCAGCAAATCATGTTGTTGATGAGATTCAACAGCTTGGTGGACAGGCATTTGCCTGGCGTTGTGATATTACTTCCGAACAGGAATTATCTGCTCTGGCAGACTTTGCCATCAGTAAGTTGGGCAAAGTGGATATTCTGGTTAACAACGCGGGTGGCGGTGGTCCTAAACCGTTTGATATGCCAATGGCGGATTTCCGCCGCGCTTATGAACTGAATGTGTTTTCTTTTTTCCATCTGTCACAACTCATTGCGCCAGAAATGGAAAAAAATGGCGGAGGCGTTATTCTGACTATCACTTCTATGGCTGCAGAAAATAAAAATAAAAACATGACTTCCTATGCGTCATCTAAAGCTGCGGCCAGTCATCTGGTGAGAAATATGGCATTTGATCTGGGTGAAAAAAATATTCGGGTGAATGGCATTGCGCCGGGGGCAATATTAACTGATGCTCTAAAATCCGTTATTACGCCAGAAATTGAACAAAAAATGTTGCAGCACACGCCAATCAGACGTCTGGGTCAACCGCAAGATATTGCTAATGCGGCGCTGTTTCTGTGTTCACCTGCTGCCAGTTGGATAAGCGGGCAAATACTCACCGTATCCGGCGGTGGGGTACAGGAGCTTAATTAA
- the uidA gene encoding beta-glucuronidase, producing MLRPVETPTREIKKLDGLWAFSLDRENCGNDQRWWESTLQESRAIAVPGSFNDQFADADIRNYVGNVWYQREVFIPKGWAGQRIVLRFDAVTHYGKVWVNNQEVMEHQGGYTPFEADVTPYVIAGKSVRITVCVNNELNWQTIPPGMVITDENGKKKQSYFHDFFNYAGIHRSVMLYTTPNTWGDDITVVTHVAQDCNHASIDWQVVANGDISVELRDADQQVVAAGQGHSGTLQVVNPNLWQPGDGYLYELCVTAKSQTECDIYPLRVGIRSVAVKGEQFLINHKPFYFTGFGRHEDADLRGKGFDNVLMVHDHALMDWIGANSYRTSHYPYAEEMLDWADEHGIVVIDETAAVGFNLSLGIGFEAGNKPKELYSEEAVNGETQQAHLQAIKELIARDKNHPSVVMWSIANEPDTRPQGAREYFAPLAEATRKLDPTRPITCVNVMFCDAHTDTISDLFDVLCLNRYYGWYVQSGDLETAEKVLEKELLAWQEKLHQPIIITEYGVDTLAGLHSMYTDMWSEEYQCAWLDMYHRVFDRVSAVVGEQVWNFADFATSQGILRVGGNKKGIFTRDRKPKSAAFSLQKRWTGMNFGEKPQQGGKK from the coding sequence ATGTTACGTCCTGTAGAAACCCCAACCCGTGAAATCAAAAAACTCGACGGTCTGTGGGCATTCAGCCTGGATCGCGAAAACTGTGGAAATGATCAGCGTTGGTGGGAAAGCACGTTGCAAGAGAGTCGGGCGATTGCCGTACCAGGCAGTTTTAACGATCAGTTTGCTGATGCGGATATTCGTAATTATGTGGGCAATGTCTGGTATCAGCGCGAAGTCTTTATACCCAAAGGTTGGGCGGGCCAGCGTATCGTGCTGCGTTTCGATGCGGTCACTCATTACGGCAAAGTGTGGGTTAATAATCAGGAAGTGATGGAGCATCAGGGCGGCTATACGCCGTTTGAAGCCGATGTTACTCCATATGTGATTGCCGGAAAAAGTGTGCGTATCACCGTTTGTGTGAACAATGAGCTGAACTGGCAGACTATCCCGCCGGGAATGGTGATTACCGACGAAAACGGCAAGAAAAAGCAGTCTTATTTCCATGATTTCTTTAACTACGCCGGGATCCACCGCAGCGTAATGCTCTATACCACGCCGAACACCTGGGGGGACGATATCACCGTGGTGACGCATGTAGCGCAAGACTGCAACCACGCTTCCATTGACTGGCAGGTGGTGGCCAATGGTGATATCAGCGTCGAACTGCGTGATGCTGATCAGCAGGTTGTCGCAGCCGGACAAGGTCACAGCGGAACCTTGCAAGTGGTGAACCCGAATCTCTGGCAACCCGGTGATGGGTATCTCTATGAACTGTGCGTCACCGCAAAAAGCCAGACAGAGTGCGACATCTATCCACTGCGCGTCGGTATCCGCTCGGTGGCAGTAAAGGGTGAACAGTTCCTGATCAACCACAAACCGTTCTACTTCACTGGCTTTGGTCGTCATGAAGATGCGGATTTGCGTGGCAAGGGATTCGATAACGTGCTGATGGTGCACGATCACGCATTGATGGACTGGATTGGTGCCAACTCTTACCGCACCTCGCATTACCCTTACGCTGAAGAGATGCTCGACTGGGCTGACGAACATGGCATTGTGGTGATTGATGAAACTGCCGCCGTCGGCTTTAACCTTTCTTTAGGAATTGGTTTCGAAGCGGGCAACAAACCGAAAGAACTGTACAGCGAAGAGGCGGTCAATGGGGAAACCCAGCAGGCGCACTTACAGGCGATTAAAGAACTGATTGCGCGTGACAAAAACCACCCAAGCGTGGTGATGTGGAGCATTGCCAATGAACCAGATACCCGCCCGCAAGGTGCCCGGGAATATTTCGCGCCACTGGCAGAAGCAACGCGTAAACTCGACCCGACACGACCGATCACCTGCGTCAATGTGATGTTCTGCGACGCTCACACCGATACCATCAGCGATCTCTTTGATGTGCTGTGTCTGAACCGTTATTACGGCTGGTATGTCCAAAGCGGCGATCTGGAGACGGCAGAAAAGGTACTGGAAAAAGAACTGCTTGCGTGGCAGGAGAAACTGCATCAGCCGATTATCATCACCGAATACGGGGTGGATACGTTAGCCGGTCTGCACTCGATGTACACCGATATGTGGAGTGAAGAGTATCAGTGCGCGTGGCTGGATATGTATCACCGCGTCTTTGACCGCGTTAGTGCTGTCGTTGGTGAACAGGTATGGAACTTCGCTGATTTTGCGACTTCGCAGGGCATTCTGCGCGTTGGCGGTAACAAGAAAGGGATTTTCACTCGTGACCGCAAACCAAAATCGGCGGCTTTCTCGCTGCAAAAACGCTGGACTGGCATGAATTTCGGTGAAAAACCGCAGCAGGGAGGCAAAAAATGA
- the uidR gene encoding DNA-binding transcriptional regulator UidR — protein sequence MDNMQTEAQPTRTRILNAAREIFSENGFHSASMKAICKSCGISPGTLYHHFISKEALIQAIILQDQERALARFRDPIEGIHFVEYMVESIVSLTHEAFAQRALVVEIMAEGMRNPQVAAMLRNKHLTITEYIAQRMRDAQQKGEISPDINTAMTSRLLLDLTYGVLADIEAEDLAGDASFAQGLRAMIGGILTAS from the coding sequence ATGGATAACATGCAGACTGAAGCACAACCGACACGGACCCGGATCCTCAATGCTGCCAGAGAGATTTTTTCAGAAAATGGATTTCACAGTGCCTCGATGAAAGCCATCTGTAAATCCTGCGGTATAAGTCCCGGGACGCTTTACCACCATTTCATTTCTAAAGAAGCCTTGATTCAGGCAATTATCCTCCAGGATCAGGAGAGGGCGCTGGCCCGCTTCCGGGACCCTATCGAAGGGATTCATTTTGTAGAATATATGGTCGAGTCGATAGTCTCCCTGACGCATGAAGCCTTTGCCCAGCGGGCGCTGGTGGTAGAGATTATGGCGGAAGGAATGCGCAATCCGCAGGTTGCCGCTATGCTCAGGAATAAGCATCTGACAATCACCGAATACATCGCCCAGCGTATGCGCGATGCCCAGCAAAAAGGTGAGATAAGTCCTGACATTAACACGGCGATGACCTCTCGTTTATTGCTGGATCTGACCTATGGCGTACTGGCCGACATCGAAGCCGAAGACCTGGCGGGTGACGCGTCATTTGCCCAGGGATTACGTGCGATGATTGGCGGTATTTTAACCGCATCCTGA
- the uidB gene encoding glucuronide transporter, whose protein sequence is MNQQLSWRTIVGYSLGDVANNFAFAMGALFLLSYYTDVAGVGAAAAGTMLLLVRVFDAFADVFAGRVVDSVNTRWGKFRPFLLFGTAPLMIFSVLVFWVPTDWSHSSKVVYAYLTYMGLGLCYSLVNIPYGSLATAMTQQPQSRARLGAARGIAASLTFVCLAFLIGPSIKHSSPEEMVSVYHFWTITLAIAGMVLYFICFKSTRENVVRIVAQPSLKISLQTLKRNRPLFMLCIGALCVLISTFAVSASSLFYVRYVLNDAGLFTVLVLVQNLVGTVASAPLVPGMVARIGKKNTFLIGALLGTCGYLLFFWVSVWSLPVALIALAIASVGQGVTMTVMWALEADTVEYGEYLTGVRIEGLTYSLFSFTRKCGQAIGGSIPAFILGLSGYIANQAQPPEVIMGIRTSIALVPCGFMLLAFVIIWFYPLTDKKFKEIVVEIDNRKKMQQQLISDIIN, encoded by the coding sequence ATGAATCAACAACTCTCATGGCGCACCATCGTCGGCTACAGCCTCGGTGACGTTGCCAATAACTTCGCCTTCGCCATGGGGGCGCTCTTCCTGTTGAGTTACTACACCGACGTCGCTGGCGTCGGTGCCGCTGCGGCGGGCACCATGCTATTACTGGTGCGGGTATTCGATGCTTTTGCTGACGTCTTTGCCGGACGGGTGGTAGACAGCGTAAATACCCGTTGGGGCAAATTCCGCCCCTTCTTGCTGTTCGGCACTGCACCGTTAATGATCTTCAGCGTGCTGGTTTTCTGGGTGCCGACCGACTGGAGTCATAGCAGCAAAGTGGTGTATGCATATTTGACTTATATGGGGCTGGGGCTTTGTTACAGCCTGGTCAATATACCTTATGGCTCACTGGCAACTGCCATGACCCAACAACCACAATCCCGCGCCCGTCTGGGCGCGGCTCGCGGGATTGCCGCTTCGCTGACCTTTGTCTGCCTGGCTTTTCTGATTGGCCCGAGCATTAAGCACTCCAGCCCGGAGGAGATGGTGTCGGTATACCATTTCTGGACGATTACCCTGGCGATTGCCGGGATGGTGCTTTACTTCATTTGCTTTAAATCGACGCGCGAGAATGTAGTGCGTATCGTGGCGCAGCCGTCATTGAAGATCAGCCTGCAAACGCTGAAACGGAATCGCCCGCTGTTTATGTTGTGCATTGGCGCGCTATGCGTGCTGATCTCGACCTTCGCGGTCAGTGCTTCGTCGTTGTTCTACGTGCGCTATGTACTGAATGATGCCGGGTTGTTTACTGTGCTGGTGTTGGTGCAAAACCTGGTCGGCACAGTGGCATCGGCACCGCTGGTGCCGGGAATGGTTGCCAGAATCGGTAAAAAGAATACCTTCCTGATTGGCGCTCTGCTGGGAACTTGTGGTTATTTGCTGTTCTTCTGGGTTTCAGTCTGGTCGCTGCCGGTGGCACTGATCGCGTTAGCCATCGCTTCAGTTGGTCAGGGCGTTACCATGACGGTGATGTGGGCGCTGGAGGCCGATACTGTAGAATATGGTGAATACCTGACCGGTGTACGCATTGAAGGGCTTACCTATTCATTATTCTCATTTACCCGAAAATGTGGACAGGCAATAGGGGGTTCAATTCCCGCCTTTATTTTGGGATTAAGCGGATATATTGCGAATCAGGCACAACCGCCGGAAGTTATTATGGGGATCCGCACATCAATTGCCTTAGTCCCTTGCGGATTTATGCTACTGGCATTCGTTATAATTTGGTTTTATCCGCTGACTGATAAAAAATTCAAAGAAATTGTGGTCGAAATTGATAATCGTAAAAAAATGCAGCAGCAATTAATCAGCGATATCATTAATTAA